Below is a genomic region from Plasmodium relictum strain SGS1 genome assembly, chromosome: 13.
ctatgtaaaaaaattgtaatatcTAATGAATACGATTCTATATCAAATATgaatgaattatttaaaattgaaCAGTTTAAAAATACtacaataaaagaaaattgtgAAAATATCGAAGAGGATtacatagaaaaaaatattgaaaaagaaataaatgatGTTTTTTATTCagaaaattatttcttaaaCACAGAAAATGCTGATAATAACATAACATATTAttcttatgaaaaaaatgaagtagACAATGAAGAAATAGAACTATCTAacacagaaaaaaaaaaggaaaattttaGTAATAGTGAttcaacaaaaaataataatgatagtgtttctgataaattaaaagaggacaaagaaaaattaaacgaaaatttatttaataaaattatatataagatcataaaaatttttaaaaaaaaagatacatttaaaaacaaatcaaaaaatgaaataggtagaataaaaaaaaatataaatcatattttagatatgttaattaaattaaataatatgtcTTCCTCTCAAGAGGATAATTCTGcatttttgttaaataaaaaaaatgaagaaaagaaattattaatttttactttaaacATAATAGACAATTTTGGAAATATTATAAAGTATAAAGATGATAAAtttctaaattttaaaaggaaaatatttgaattattgttgaataataaaaaaaatcatgcttacataaataaatatataaatttattagaaTACAATTTCATGGAATTCTTTTTTAGTGCATTAAATGATGTgtgtttttttcttaataattcaaaaaacgaatttattaaaatatataatgatagcaacaatttaaatatattaaatattttaaatgcaATTGATAATATTTTAGATATTCCTTTAAATGATGTTAAGAATCAAATAGaaagaataattttaaaattagaaCATTTAGtgaatttaattaattctcttaaaaaagataattttgCTAATTTTGATGAAATCAATATGAATCGCTTAAGTGATCTCATGAAGAGTAATATACTAGAAGAATTAATGATTTATACAATTTACTTTAGATTATACAAATtggaagaaataaaaaacattcgaaaaaatataaatcataaaatcataaaaaaaaagactttaaatttattcgcctatttattttatttatgttatgATGATACATACGATAATAAGAATTTGgaaaatatgaattatagTAACAATGATATTACAAATGAcaatacaaaaattaaaataattaaaacattTGAATCACTTGTAATTTTTCTAAGAGATTCAATGATTGGTGAATTTTCTGTGCGTTTaaatctaatttttttcatagcagatatatttaaaaattcagaaaatataaacgaaaaaattatgagtaatgtatttttaaatgtatataattatatgcatatatatttacctttaataaaaaaaaaaatcaaaatttcTAAGAGTTATTTTGAtttacaattaaaaaaatctttacaaaaaattaactttGATTTAATTGACTTAGAAGCATACAAAGCaactataattaaatttaaaaaaaaaattatttactttactaaattatattttcaacAAATTAGTATAACAGTAGACAAGTTTATTATGGAGAATAAGCATTCTTTGTTTACATCTgagataaaaagaaatatgaagaacaataataaaattaatagtagctcagaaaataaaaatacaagaAGTGTTTCAAGTAAAACTTCATCAAGTAACTTGTTATTGgatgaaaatttaatgaatttatcaataaatgaaaattcgTCTAATTATGAAgaagtaaaagaaaattcattaaaaagtGATTCTTCAATGAATACAAAAGTTTTTGATAATGAACTATTTAGtcatgaaaaagaaaaagtgaAGAAAATTTCTGAAGAAGAACATTGCATTTATAATGAGATTAATGGACTAAAATAttcctttttaaatttaagaaataaaatgaaaagatTAAAcctaaaagaatttttaaataatctcGATAATTATTATAGCTTTGAAGACTTATCAAATAATTATGTGtgtgaaataaaaaatattttaaaagatcAATGTATTAATGCAACTattaatcaaaaaaaaagatggatatatatactaaaacattttattactaaaaaattaaacatatcagttttaaatgatttaagtaactttacatttttttctaacCTATTTAAAGattgtatatattttgacAATACTGCAAAcagtaatattttattagaatACTTATCATCTGATGAAATTATATGTGAGTTAAAAAATTGCTTATCCTACATGGTAGAAAATAATCCTCATATAGatgaagaaaagaaaagagctaaaataaatgagttaaaagaaaatttattacattttgaatatgatataaaaaaaaatatcacaagtaaaaagttatatacttttaattttttagataaaataaattatattttaaaaaataacgaatataaaaattataaaatactttatttaactatatatataaaatcgATTAATATGCATGAAGATATTAGAAATGATGAAATGCTATACtatctttttaattctattaattttgaatattttaatttaagaaaagaaattaatacTTTCTATCACcattttgtattttattatttaatgataTCAACGCTGATACttgaaaagaaatataaattaaattatttggcAGTAGATATGAgtatatttgaaaattttttattaaaatgtaaTTTTCTAAAGAGTACGTTATTACAAAATTTAAGTATATTTTATGAGTATTTATCAGAAGATGATTTTTTCAAAAACGTTTTATTTTGcgtatataaaattatatatattgtatatAATTCCAACGAATTCATAATgttcaaatattttaaaaacatagataatattaattgtttaaaagaattttttaaaaatatttccaaTTTTAAGcttaaaataaatgtaaagtttttaaattatattaatgaaaGTACTAAATACttagaaaataatttgtataaaatattttctttaaacaTTGCtccttattttaaaaataaaatatattcacaTATAAATAAGTTTATTGAGTCGTTCAAGGCTATAAATCAAAACATTTCtgatgaatataataaaatacatatGAATTCATATCAAAatattgaagaaaataataacgAAGGAGCAATAAATAACTTTTGTATGTATAATATAGAATATGCAAATaatcaaatttttatttttataaataatattattaataaaaaatcaataatatataaagaagaGTATCCAAATTTTCAAGAATCCAAAAATGTTaatgaaatttatttaatgaaagatattataaaattatacttAAGCGTATTTTCTTCTGCTTctctaaaagaaaaaaataagaaaaatttagaaatttttttttatttaagtaaaaatttattttattttataaagtgcatatttttatattttttagatatattCAATGGTTTTtcaaatatttctttatactttttaaaagtgttgaaaattttatataccAAAGGATTGTGTAGAGAatcaaaaaatgaaaatgaagaaataaaaaatgaaaaagaaaatgaaatatttcataaaattgATTTCTTAAAAGGTATCGGTTTGGGTGAAGGTAAAGGAGTAAGAAATATTTCTGATAAAGTTGACAATGAAGATTtagataatatttataatgaaaatgagaACAATTTTAGTCAGGAtgaaaatgattttaatGAAGAAGCTATAGAATctacatataattttaaaaatttttgtgaaaaagaattaaatgatattaaCGAGgcaaacaataataataaaaataaaatggaaAATGAACAAGAAAACTTAAATatggaaaataataataacaatggAGAACAAAGCAAAGATAAAGTTAATGaacaaaaagaaatgaatgaaaaagattatgatgaagtaaataaaagaacaaacgaagaaaatgaaaatgatttagaagaaaatattgatgacgtttttgaaaaaaataataaaagtctCAATCAAAGTGAATCTAATACTTTGGCAAACAATTTAAAGTGCAAAGATACAAATACAGATAATAAAGAAactgaagaagaagaaaaggaagattttgatttaaaaaaaaagaatcaagaaaaagaagaaaaattagaatatgaacaaaaaaatgaagaaatcgAATTAGATGAAGAAGATAAAATAACTGAGGAAGATGACAATGATttcaataaagaaaaaaaaattgaaaaagaaaaagaagaagttaaaattaataaagatagTGATTTGAATATGGAGAATAATGAACAAAGTAAAGAAAATAACGATTCTGATTTATTGAatattgaagaaaataatgataaatctGCACATCTTGATAATTGCATGAATCAAATGAATGATAAGTACAATGAGggaaatgaaaataattataatgattttgattttaattttgatTCAAACTTTGAAATAGAATCAAGTGATTTTTCTAAAAGTTGTAGTGAAAAATCGTTTTCAAGCAAAGAAGATTTAGATGAGGATAAAATGGAAGAGAggaaaaatgatttaaaaaaagaagaaacgAATAAAAGTATAATTGATGAAGCAGATAGTGAAAACAATTTTCAGAATGTTATAAGTGATGAGGATCAAGCTATTCttgatgaaaatataaacaattCAGATGATATActtgaagaaaatgaaataaaagataatgaaAACAATTTAAGAGAAAAcaaaattgataaaaatatcaaaggcttcaaaaataatcaaagagaaaaaaaaggagatacgaataataagaaaatggaagatgaaaaaaaagatgatgaAACTACTAGTAATAAAGAAGCTactgaagaaaaaaatgaacttGATAAAAGTGATCAAGCTAAGAATGAAATTGAGCAAACCACTGAGATACAAAATGAAGAAGCATGTGAACTGAAGGATGATATTGAAggtaaaaatgataatgagGAACAAAATGAAGATGATATTGATGAAAACAGtgaaatagaaaatgaaaatggggaattatatgaagaaaaagatgaTATTAGTGAAGTATTAAGTGAGAATAGGAGTGATATCGAAGAAAGTAATGAAatacaaaatgaaaatgaaagtaAAGGTGAAactgaagaaataaataagatTCAGAAAGAAAGTAAATTATCGAAAatagatgaaaatgaaaaaataaaggaaaataaaagatgtaattatgaagatgaaaatgaaacaattaaagaagataaaaaaatggaGGAAAATTCAACTGAAAATGTAACAGAAAAGTATTATGACGCAGAAGAATATGAAATGGACCACTTAAAAAAGGGATATAGTGAAGTagagaaaaatgaaaacaataatgtaatatatgaaaataatgaagtaacagaaaatgataataccCCATCATGtggagaaaaaaatattaacaaCATACATCAGAAAAATACaggaaaagaaaataatcaagaagaaaataatgattcGAATACAAATGATTTTTCTTTGAAAATTGATAAATGCAACATATATACAGAAAACTTTGTTGATATAACAAATTTCATTGAAAAATTGAATGAAAACCTccttaatttaaatgaaaagaaCTCATCCgttaatgaaaaagaatcgattgaaaatgataaattaaagaagaaagaaaaaggcttaaataaagattttaatatttctgaaaaagatgaaaatttgaatgaaaaggaaaatataaatgaaaggAATATAGATAAGGATTTTATTAACAAGAATGATCATTTGAGTCCCAACTTAAATGAAATAAGTGAAAATGATTCCATGGATAAAGAACAAGAAAATAgtgaaaaacaaaaagatgCTTGTAATTCAAGCAAattgaataaatatttaaaagaattaaatactAATAATATAATGTATGAgcaagaagaaaaaataaaagaaaatgaagaaacaaaaaattccgataattatgataataatgatgaaCTAGATAATTTTACATCATCAACagaaaataattctttagATGATATGAGAACAataaattgtaaaaaaaaaaagaatgaaatAACTTCAGAAGAAAATAACGTAAGAGAAGAATCAAGTGATTCCTTATTGAAAGAATATGAAAACATAGGAAAAAATCGAAAAgatgaaatagaaaatgaCACAGTTAATAATAGTGACTATTATAAAGTtcatgaaaatataaaagtttttGAGAGAGaatatatattagaaaatgaTTACGAAGAAtttcagaaaaaaataaaaaatgaaaagttGCATgatgataattttaatgtggagtatgaaaaattatataaccAAATTAATAACGAAACAGAAATGATATCTAGTCAATTATGTGagcaattaaaaattatattagaaCCAACTGttagaaataaatatgaagGAGATTATAAATcaggaaaaaaattaaacataaaaaaattagtaaattATTTTGCAAGTGATTTTAGAAACAGTAAAATAtggaaaagaaaaacaaaattgaataaaagagattataatatattaattgcAATAGATAATACAAAAagtatgaaaataaataatatacagAAAATGACATTAAATGCTATATTTTTAGTTGCTAAAgcttttgaaaaattaaatgtagGAAAAATAGGTATATGCTCGTTTGGGGAGAGTGAAGTGATTAGTTCAAACAATGTTGTTTGTTCAATGACAAATAGTTTGAATAAACaagattttttaaaaattttaaatcattttcaaTTTAATCATGATACTCAAAATTCCTTCGATAATGCAATGCTAAATGCATTAAAAATttgtaattatatttttaaaaattctcaTACGCAAAATAATTCGAAAAATCAAATTAATCATTTAATGCTCATAATTAGTGATGGaagatttaataaaaattcagtTAAGGcagaaatttttaaatgtattcaaaataattttattccTGTTTTGATGATAATTGATACACAGCTAGAGAATAATAAAGCTCAatcaatatttaatttaaaacagactttttataaaaataataaattggAAATTGTACCATATCTTAATGATTTTCCTTTCCCATATTTTGTTGTTgttaatgatataaatgatatacCATCGTTAACTTGTGACATCATAAGGCAGTGGTTTCAAATGCTTAATAACAAATAAATTCAAACTATATAgataatcaaaataaaatttaactaaGTATCTAATGTAAAAACTAAATAATTctaaatgtaataaaaatatatatatatacataatataatacactataataaaaaaaaaaaaaaaattatacagtgaataaataaatgcttttataaaatgaaattagttacatttattataaaagcaTCCTTTTAGGTACACTtaactttttaataaatttccatttttttaaaaaaaattgtcatTTTTCCTATTAAGTTATTTGATTTTAAAGAATAAgcaatatataatattattatgaagaaaaaatatttttttaacaaataatttgtatattttataacaaatattttctttgttcttataaatttgtttattttgttttcttttaaaaattttaaaacatataaattaataaaaatatgcttttctactttatttttttttttttatattataaatttaaaaatttttcgttctttaaataatttttaaattaatttaaatgctattaattttaaagtaatgtttttttttgccatttcttttttattatagacttaaattttaaattttaacttAGTATATActatttgaaaataaatgtttcatattttaattaaaaataataaaaacaattcaTAATTAAACAAAAACTAAATTTCATATTCACATTTTCCTTAAATTCAAAAGTACCTCTAATTTATGATAttttaatcaaaaaaaaaaaaaaatatataatatatatataaatatatttataataattgcACATTATGTTCATGGAATTACAactgaaattttttttcaatgtaagttaataatgtaaaaaagaataaaaaaaagaaaaaaaaattcttatttatatctcaaatatattttattataaaacgGAAAATTTCGTTCATAGAGTTGTTCTATAAGTTGCAACTCAAATTTTAACTGTTAAAATTTtgcttaaaattttttaataataaaaaattggaaattttttgattctttttttattatatattacattttattatttatctatatatttttatttttttatatatattgaaaaaggaaaattttcaatatagatataagaaaaatatacataaaaaataaaaataaataagtgCATGCAGAAAGGGTGTGTGTGTTAGGCCCTTTTTAATGTATTCTAGCTCAtaactttaaaaatttttcttttatatatttttttaaatgctttatttatttttttgctttAGTTGGTAagagaaaatatatacatataataaaacaaacattaaatgtaaagaaaaaattttcaaggataaattttgttaaatataaaatttgatATTGTATTTGATTTGTTTGAagcatgaaaaaaaaaaaatctcaGACAAAGTTTAGGAAAAATTAACCAATGAAATGTTTaaacaataaataaatttgaaaatgaaattatatttaataatattgaattacataatttttggtaaaacaaaattaagtttaaaaaaattatatgaaatatatattatacataACTTTACGAAGGTTttataaaatgtatatatatattttattttttacagaTTTTTCAAAATGTGATCAAAGAGAGAAAATATCTCATAATGAAGGTACAtaagaaatttataaaattactttaaataaatatatatatatatatgaatgtgtattttaaatttataaacatgccaatatatataatattttacaaTTTATTTAATCTCATTTTTTAGTTGTAGAAGGAATAGGTGTTTCTGAACAAGCTTTAAAGAAACTacaagaattaaaaaaaatagaattagaTCTTTTAATTGATATTGCTGATAAAGATATTCATcataatgatatatattcaaaatatCATTGTATATCAAGtgattttatttcatttagcaaaaattatgaaatgagtaattataataatatatatatttctacaaatacacatatatataaagataaaaaaattgaataaagcatatatatttaaattttatgaatacacgctttaaaaaaataattcaaacaatttatgaaaaaaaataaattataaataatacaccataatacaataaattgcttgtataaatatttaaattatctaaAACATTTATGTTtatgataatatatttttctgatAAATCATAAGAAAATAGCTAATATTAAGTAATTATaccttattttattttattatttttttttttttagattctgaaaataacaataatgaACAAAATAGAGAGAGTGAATCCATTTCTAAAGTTCAAAGTGAGAAATCAACaagtttttttaataaagtaTCTTCATTTTTGGGAATTTTTGATTacaacaataaaaataaaattccttcaaataaaattgatGTGGAAAAGTATAAGAAAAAGGAGAAACgaaatgataatatatataaagaagaaaacaaTGTAATCattcaaaaaaaatctaATTCATATATGCAGTTGAATGGATTTAATTTAGCAGGAGTAGTTCCGCTTTTCGGAAGCAAAGATTCTCCAAAGGAAAATGTGCAAATTGGAAACTTTggatcttttttttttatttttggaAAAAGTAATACAGATTATCCTTGGGCTTGTGCATGTGATCCTAGACAactaaaagaatataaagaaaaaaaaagaaattttgtTCTATGTAATAACGAAATAGATATGTCTATACAAAACTCTGATTTAATATGCAATTTTAacaattcttttaatttttatttatcttatattcttatttttcttattatacttatatatatctaaGAGATCATATCTTATTATTTCATATgcacaaatatttttatgtataagttattttattttttttttttttactaaatcatttattacaaatatttatatgttcatttctttttattaatatacataaacatGCAAAGAATACATATGTCTGTTAAgaacaattttttatatttataatttttatattatctaaaataaaaaaaaaattaaataaagaaaagaaaacattttataattactCTTATAAACTAactataaattattaatatatttttttttttatactttatatttaattatttttaataataatcaaAAGTTTATAAAGGCATAATACATatacttctattttttattaaaatatatttaatggaaaaatattattttcttctttttaaaatattataatatatattttttttttttaataaaagaataaagtacataataaagtaaaataaattggcatgtatttaaataaaaaaacaattgtTAAATTACACAAAACTTGGTTgtatttctctttttttcactaatatatatatatttatgtatattatttttttttttaccttttttttaatatattaagcAAATAAACGAACACTTGCTTAAATGAATttagaataaaatatatattttttataatgaaatatcatttaaatttttttttttttttttttattgtagattataaaaataaattatcttaaaagttttcattaaaaataattatttttcatgagttttaagaatattagttctattttaaaatgaaaaagaaaataaataagaatttttattttttttttacaattataaaatatatttatttattttttttttttttaatttattttaatcatTTAATCCATTTTTATCTGACTTTTAATATTCCTGCAGCAATAAGTTTCTGTAAACCATTGAAAATTTTAGgatcttttaaatattcagAGATGGAATTAGGATTTTCATTTAATCTTTGTAGTATTATTTGAAATTGTGGGTCAGATATAATTTGTTGAATTTCTGGATCAGACAtggattttttaaattgttcCTCATCAACTTTTTCTGATTTAGACATTTCATCAATTTTATAAACACATCTCTGATATCCTTCCATacattctttattattaggATCAATTTCCAACCCTTTATTATATGCCTGCAAAGCTTTATAATAATCTTTCATAAAAAAGTGTAAATTTCCTTTCCTACTATATGCCTTAACAAACTTTGGATCTAATTCTATAGCTTTCATAACATCTTCTAATGCTGATGGATATTCTATTAATTTGGTTAAAGCTGCTGCTCTATTGGAATATAATTTTGCATCATTTGGATTTCTTCTGATTGCTTCGTCATATTCTTTCTTAGCATTTGGAAAGtcgttatttttaaaatattcattacctttatttttatgttcttCTGCTTTAACTGGATCTATATATGCCtccttttcttctttttctttttttctctctAATTCTTTTAAAGCATTTCTGGTTACTCTGTTATTATCTTCTACTAGTGATTTTTGATATGCTTCTATTGctttatcataatttttcatattgaCATAGCAAATTGCTAGTCTGTTATATAACTTTGCTACTTGATTAAAATCTGCTTTAAAATTGTATCTATTTTCAATAGCATATAAACATGTTTCAATcgatttttcataatttttcatttcaaTATACACAGCTGCTTTATTATAATAGTACATGATATCATTAGGGTTTACTTTAATAGCCTCatcatattcttttaaagcttcttcaaattttttttgtttatataactcatttccttttaatttatgTTCTTCACCAAGTATTTCTTCAGGagatctatttttttttctttcttct
It encodes:
- the HOP gene encoding Hsp70/Hsp90 organizing protein, putative; translation: MINKEEAQRLKELGNKCFQEGKFEDSVKHFSEAIKNDPSDHVLYSNLSGAYSSLGRFYEALENANKCISLKKDWPKGYIRKGCAEHGLRQLENSEKTYLEGLKIDPNNKSLKDGLEKVRQEKLLENMEFINHINNLIDNDETLKSYKQENANYPNELLDTIKKINSNPMNIRLILSSCNKKISEGVEKFFGIKFNEDSGEAERERQRKKEEEEREKERKRKEEEERKKNRSPEEILGEEHKLKGNELYKQKKFEEALKEYDEAIKVNPNDIMYYYNKAAVYIEMKNYEKSIETCLYAIENRYNFKADFNQVAKLYNRLAICYVNMKNYDKAIEAYQKSLVEDNNRVTRNALKELERKKEKEEKEAYIDPVKAEEHKNKGNEYFKNNDFPNAKKEYDEAIRRNPNDAKLYSNRAAALTKLIEYPSALEDVMKAIELDPKFVKAYSRKGNLHFFMKDYYKALQAYNKGLEIDPNNKECMEGYQRCVYKIDEMSKSEKVDEEQFKKSMSDPEIQQIISDPQFQIILQRLNENPNSISEYLKDPKIFNGLQKLIAAGILKVR